A segment of the Mercurialis annua linkage group LG4, ddMerAnnu1.2, whole genome shotgun sequence genome:
ATGCATACATCATACTGCTAAACTCATAGTTAACTGGATGGTTTTAATTTTCACTCATACATTAAGTAGTGACTTCTTAGAAAGAGTTGCATGAATTAGCTTGGCATGGTTAGTTTAGACTTTGATGAATAAGACAAATCTGTTTGATGTGATATGAGGATATGCTTTTCCATCAACTATAGTCTACGCTATTTATTGAACGCCCTTTTGTTTTAACCAGTAGTGAATATCCACATTAGACTGTTTGTAAAACTTAGAATGACGTCTGTTATTCAAAGTAATCTATCAAATTCTGTTAAAATAACATTTTGCTGCTGTTCTCTGATTCTTTGTTTTTCATCCTTTTTCAGCGCAATCAAAAAATAGTATGTTTGTATGCAGTTGcatttgttttatctttttttgtttctcttgattttaattagtcctTGTTTCCCTATCAGATTATGTttctattttgtatttatatgattttctatTCCATTTGAACTTTATATCTCATGATATTTTTCATGTCATTTCTTCAGCTCTGCAAGATTGATTCCGAGGGCAAGGCTAGGAAGGTGGTTGGTTGCTCATGTGTCGTTGTTAAGGTGCCACTTTATTTCAGTCACTTTGTATTCTTACACACTGGCctgcaaaaattaaattaacaattaaaacaatttagCCACTTATAATAGAGTGAGTCTGAAACAAAGAAATCGAACAggatttaaaaaatcatttctGCTTTGTGTCTTATATAATGATTGCTTTAATGTAATGCTGCTTTTTTCTCCAGGATTTCGGTGAGGAGAGCGAGGGTCTTAATGTTGTTCAGCAACACATCAAGTCTAACTGAGTAGCTATGGTTgtagtgttttatttttttgagatcTGAATTGAAGTTCCATTTGTAGAgactttttgtttgttttatctTTATCCAATTGTAGTTTCAAGTATTTGACAAATATTGTGTTTGAGTTGAATTTTTCTATAACGTCTGCAACTTAGCATTGTTTTTTTAGTAGAATTAATAATCCGAAATAGGTAGTTTCCAACAACATATTTGAATATAgttgaaacaaatataaatattttcgacaaaaaaaaaacaaagtaaaccaaatgtatatttttattaatactcAGAAATACTACAAGCATTGAACCAGTACAGTTTTTTCACTTTGCAAATTGCataatacatatttatttagtACAGTTTTATCTTTCTATTCCTTCTGTAGGAATTTATTGCACCATTTTATAGTAATAATTGGAATTATAATTTAAGATTATCCATGAACAGGGTTCCAGGTTTTGAATTGTAAAAGCATTGAAAGTATTCATCCAATGTGACTGTCTTGTACATAGCTGGCATTCCGGAGTTGATGAGTCGTTCAGCAGGACCGATTGTAAATGATGGATTCGGATTGCATAAAGTCACAATTGAAATTCTCTCCTCCGATTTGTTTACCACTGCTTTGTGAATTGGTGATTTGTATATCCCATTGCTCATTATCTGCATTAATCAATATATTACTTACTTATACATTTACCATAATCACTTGGATCCAATGGCATACTTATAATAATCCGAGCTTAACTTCTATATAACTCTGAATTCATCACAAATTTATGtgctctttttaaaaaaaaagaaattcaatATGAGAAGAGATTGAAGTGTACCCTCGCCTAAGGGTAGTTTCGCCCATGCAAGGActcatacaagtaagtaataaTAGTTATCCTTTAGTATTACCTCAATAATGCCACCAAGGTCGACAACAAGGGCATGTTCGATAGGCTGAACAAAGACCCAATTACCCTCCTTGAGAACCTGTAATGCTGGAGAATGAGCACAATCAAGCAACAGAGTAATCCCATGAACATCAATATGTTGATTGAGGCCAATCACTCTCTCAGGCTGAGGGCAAGGTGGATACAAATTCATCCTTATGTCATAATTCCCTTCTTTATAAGCCTCACACAATCCTGAATCTTCTATCCCAAGCACCATGCTTATATACTTCACTATAGAAATTGCAACTTCTCTCATGCCTTCTATATATTTCATCACTGTTTCcctatagaaaaaaatatatagaaatatgCAATTTGGTACCAAATTAATTGTATATTACTTCTCACAATTTGGGGCCGAACTAATTATTAGCAATTGATTAGGAGGAGTGTTCATTTAGttcaaattgaaccaaataaaatagtattcgacttagattttgattttttttctttccaaaaccatactaattttatttacaaaaagttcaaatattccaaatagAATTAAACTAGTCACCTCAGTTGGTTTTTTCTATTTGCTTCGTTTTCAGTTCATTTTGTACACAGACTGTCACTTCATTTCAATTTGGCCATTAaagtttaatttgttttattttgattactaaactttaatttaatttcagcgAAAAGTTTTTAAGCCAAATTATGTATACGTCGTAAGCTTACAgataaaaataatcaaagatCGGCTCATTAgaacaaaataaaagtttaacaaccaaaatgaaacaaattaaagtttgatcactaaaataaaatcaataatggTTTGAATATCGTGAAAATCAATTACCTTATATTCATAAGTGAAAGTTCAAAAGTTTCAAGAGTACCTAAATTTATTAGGGTTATGAGGCCAAGCGTTCATTTTGGTACTTTGAAAAGGAAGACCTTTAAGGAATAAAATGTCATTCCATTCAAGCTTTTGTTCTTCTGACATTATAAACATATGACCATAGCCTTCATTACTTCATGGTTTCTGTCCCCATTGTTCTTTGTCTTGCAAGGGAAGATCAAAAAATTCTCGAACTTGCTTCTTCATGTTGCTTAACAATTCAATCGAAACTCCATGGTTTATCAACTGAAAATATCCAAAAAAGTATAGAATTGGTTAATTAAGGACAATATCGTTTTTTTGACGTTAATTAAAGACTAAATTGGGTCATCTCGATTCCTAaacttgtttatattatataattttgttcTTAATTAACTTAAAAAAGATCAAAATAGTATAAAGAGAGTTATTTGATTCCGGATCACAAATTCAAGGACTGAGAACGTATATCATGCATTTACCTGAAACACGCCCCAGTGTTTGCATGCAGAATGAAGCTTGTGAAGCTCATCACGGCTAGGCCGAGGGTTGACCAAGTTGGTCATATCAATCAACGGTACAGAAAGTGACAGATCAGAAGGAGTATTGACGATGAGATCATCTCTCACATACCTCACCGGAACAATCTCAAGCTTTTGTCTTGCAAGCTCTTGTACGCTTGGAACTTTGAGAGACCATGCGAGGTTCTTTGGCACCATAGCCATTTGAAAGATTCTTGATTCCGAAATTTAAAACTTGTTTCAGGTTATTTATGGATCTTGTAAACACAATAGCTTAATAAATTATATCCGGTcaataatatttgtcgcatttacaatttaataaaaatgtatgTAAGTGAAGATATATTTATCATAGACCGGAAAGAGTAAAATTATGGACCggaataataattaaatgatgacgaaaaaaaacaatatgTGTATAATTAGTGCACTGATTAAGTAGGAATTCGTCTTGGCATTAAGTTTAGTTTAGAAATGAAGAAAGAAGGACGCATAACACAACTATTatatatgtgaaacgtttagctcaatctcatttttttagtttctgttgttttatttattgatttggtAAGGAGACTGTGTAACCATGTTGAACGGAATTTTACATTTCAACATTTGATTTCGTACtaaaaaagttatatttattttatgaaattatttatatacaCATAtcttgtaataaaaaaaattatttttcattttatatttcagTATTCCATATTAGCGATTCAATTCTAtgataaaaatacaaacatggTTTATAAAATAGTTAACCCCCCAAATAAGaagtaatttatattaataaataactcCTACGAAACCTTGCCAATTTCAAGAGCTTAATTCACAAACTTTATTAATAGtctttaattcttttattgcttTTTTCATATATTTCTTTATTGAGCAATGCCCATTTAAAACAACTCATGCGTATTAGAATATAAAAACAATCGTAATTGACTTGTTTCAACTCATAATTGAAAGAGAAATCATTATTACTAATACGGTATAGATTGAAGACTAGTTtacataaaatacaaaaaagaaaCATCTTTGGTTAATAACGAATTAACAATATTGTTGTGGGTGGACTTTCTATGCTTTTCTAGATGTAAAGCACAAAACGACGTCGCTGGCTCCATGGACAAAAAATTAATGTGGGATGAAAGATTAATAAAAAGAGTATAGAAGAAGAGAATGAAAAATGGagataattttattcttttaattgtCTAATCACTTAAAAGAAACCCCTCCTTTAACTCTTTTAGCAATTATAATTAGatgtaagaattttttttaattttatcctattctgtccttttatatttcaattatactccaattttcaaaattatgaattactttaaggatgaaaaaataactaaataaaaagatattatcatacccttttttttatttgaaaaagtaCAAAGAAAtccttaaaattaaaatggtttAATTATAGCGGCAGAGTATAAATAATTCATATATAAAAGGCCGTAATATACTATTTatgtagaaaaattaaatacgaaattcatctatactatatataaaagcacggatggggggggggggacaggcaaatttacggaataaccctttttaatctatattaaataacggttttatagtcattaacaaattaattatttaattaattactaaaaattattataattagagttttagttaaaataaaattgtatcatgATAGAGGAATACTAATTGAGTatagaaaaaatagctaatcttttccaaattaataggaatatcaATCTTTTAGTTTGACTACACTAGCAACACAATTAATGTTATCCAAATCTTTattagttatgtgtaaatttacaaaaaaaaaattaatttgatttttttaatattgttttaaaataataacacatgaattgacgagtcacgttacgagccacgtgcgtagcacgcaAAGCGAGACTAGTTTATTAAAACATACCTATTAcatataaagaaattttaaatcCACAAAAAGCGAAATATTATTTGTATAGCGACTTGGATCTGAAAGGCTTATTTAGAAGTCTAACCAAATCGGAACTACTCAGAAAAACTCGCAAACGCGACGTTTActcatattaattataaatcaagtTTTGAGCATTCAAATACAGTGCAACCTTATTGAgctttagttatttttttaataataaataataaacattaaatttataattatttttatgaataatcaaattgaatcgaacttcaatttcaattattttggcttttaaaataaattttggtcAATCTCAAATCATTTTAGAATCA
Coding sequences within it:
- the LOC126679104 gene encoding oxoglutarate-dependent flavonoid 7-O-demethylase 1-like yields the protein MFIMSEEQKLEWNDILFLKGLPFQSTKMNAWPHNPNKFRETVMKYIEGMREVAISIVKYISMVLGIEDSGLCEAYKEGNYDIRMNLYPPCPQPERVIGLNQHIDVHGITLLLDCAHSPALQVLKEGNWVFVQPIEHALVVDLGGIIEIMSNGIYKSPIHKAVVNKSEERISIVTLCNPNPSFTIGPAERLINSGMPAMYKTVTLDEYFQCFYNSKPGTLFMDNLKL
- the LOC126678635 gene encoding oxoglutarate-dependent flavonoid 7-O-demethylase 1-like, with the protein product MAMVPKNLAWSLKVPSVQELARQKLEIVPVRYVRDDLIVNTPSDLSLSVPLIDMTNLVNPRPSRDELHKLHSACKHWGVFQLINHGVSIELLSNMKKQVREFFDLPLQDKEQWGQKP